From a region of the Lactuca sativa cultivar Salinas chromosome 4, Lsat_Salinas_v11, whole genome shotgun sequence genome:
- the LOC111918405 gene encoding aspartic proteinase 36, which produces MPRFTALLIWSVFVLFHFPPSSSLRYVSALKNDSNTVIIRPPRAGSNRHTMFLPLFPSPPNSSRISGDVASRRHLQKSDAPRPNARMALHDDLLLNGYYTTRLWIGSPPQRFALIVDTGSTVTYVPCATCEQCGKHQDPKFDPESSTSYKPVECNIDCTCDNNKEQCIYERQYAEMSSSSGVLGEDIISFGNQSDLQPQRAVFGCENRETGDLYSQHADGIMGLGRGDLSIVDQLVDGGVISDSFSLCYGGMDVGGGAMVLGGISPPEDMVYTHSDPVRSPYYNIELKELHVAGKRLPLNPSVFDGKHGTVLDSGTTYAYLPEAAFEAFKHAILKELEGVHMIKGPDPSYNDICFSGAGSDVSQLSKTFPSVDMVFGKGQKLSLSPENYLFRHSRVTGAYCLGIFQNGKDPTTLLGGIIVRNTFVMYDREHEKIGFWKTNCSDIWEKLHISENAPENAPPQASPPSDGISPTAEIPSLPPTSLPQYIPQGETEIGSITFSMSVSLNQTKVKSQISELSWLISQELHVNTSQVHILDFTSNGSNNYVTKWSITPLKPANSMSKATALSIISRISEGGVRLPGSYGNYQLSNWNIQPPTKRSWWEKNYLVAVLVSILALAIGLSTFGTWWLFRFRQQSGLQYKPVDSVVPEQELQPL; this is translated from the exons ATGCCGCGATTCACAGCCCTATTGATCTGGTCGGTTTTTGTACTATTTCACTTTCCTCCGTCGTCATCGTTAAGGTATGTTTCTGCTCTTAAAAACGATTCGAACACTGTTATTATCCGGCCTCCACGCGCCGGTAGCAATCGCCACACCATGTTTCTACCTCTTTTCCCCTCTCCTCCTAACTCCTCCCGGATCTCCGGCGATGTGGCATCTCGACGTCACCTCCAGAAATCCGATGCTCCTCGACCAAACGCTCGCATGGCTCTCCATGACGATCTCCTCCTCAACGG GTATTACACCACGAGACTCTGGATTGGATCGCCGCCACAGAGATTCGCACTGATTGTCGACACAGGGAGTACTGTTACTTACGTCCCATGCGCTACCTGTGAACAATGTGGCAAGCATCAG GATCCAAAGTTCGATCCAGAATCATCCACCTCCTACAAGCCTGTGGAATGCAACATCGATTGCACCTGTGATAACAACAAAGAACAATGCATCTACGAAAGACAATATGCAGAAATGAGTTCCAGcagtggtgttcttggtgaagacATCATATCATTTGGCAACCAAAGTGATCTTCAACCTCAGCGAGCAGTTTTCGGGTGTGAAAACAGAGAAACAGGTGATCTCTACAGTCAACATGCTGATGGAATAATGGGATTAGGTCGTGGTGATTTAAGCATAGTTGATCAACTTGTTGATGGAGGTGTGAtaagtgattccttttctttATGCTATGGAGGAATGGATGTTGGTGGTGGTGCCATGGTTCTTGGTGGAATCTCTCCCCCTGAAGACATGGTGTATACCCATTCAGACCCTGTTCGCAG CCCATATTACAATATTGAGTTGAAGGAGTTACATGTTGCTGGGAAACGGTTGCCTTTAAACCCGAGTGTTTTTGATGGAAAGCATGGAACAGTTCTTGATAGTGGGACCACTTATGCTTATCTTCCTGAAGCAGCTTTTGAAGCTTTTAAACATGCT ATCTTGAAAGAACTTGAAGGTGTTCATATGATCAAAGGACCTGATCCAAGTTATAATGACATTTGCTTCTCGGGTGCTGGAAG TGATGTTTCACAGCTCTCAAAAACTTTCCCATCTGTTGATATGGTTTTTGGGAAGGGACAAAAGCTGTCATTATCCCCTGAAAACTACTTGTTCAGG CACTCAAGGGTTACTGGAGCATATTGCTTGGGGATTTTTCAGAATGGAAAGGATCCCACCACTCTTTTAGGAG GCATTATAGTGAGGAATACATTTGTTATGTATGATCGTGAACATGAAAAGATTGGATTTTGGAAAACCAACTGTTCTGATATATGGGAAAAACTTCATATTTCCGAAAACGCCCCTGAAAATGCCCCTCCTCAGGCATCTCCTCCATCAGATGGAATAAGTCCCACTGCTGAAATTCCTTCTTTGCCCCCGACATCGCTTCCACAGTATATTCCTCAAG gagAAACAGAAATTGGAAGTATTACATTTTCTATGTCTGTGAGTCTTAATCAAACTAAAGTCAAGTCACAAATCTCAGAGCTTTCTTGGCTAATTTCTCAGGAGTTGCATGTCAACACTTCACAG GTTCATATATTGGATTTTACATCAAATGGAAGTAATAATTATGTTACAAAATGGTCTATTACTCCACTAAAACCTGCTAACTCCATGTCTAAAGCAACTGCACTT AGTATTATTTCCCGCATAAGCGAAGGTGGAGTTCGCCTTCCTGGTTCCTACGGAAATTATCAATTATCTAATTGGAATATTCAACCTCCAACAAAAAG AAGCTGGTGGGAAAAGAATTACTTGGTAGCGGTGTTGGTATCAATTCTAGCCCTAGCGATTGGATTATCAACTTTCGGGACATGGTGGCTTTTCAGATTTAGGCAACAATCTGGTTTACAGTATAAACCGGTTGACTCGGTTGTACCCGAGCAAGAACTTCAACCACtttga